The DNA region GGCTCCTTGGGAATCTCGTAGATGATGGCTGACATTTCACTGCTGTCCAATTCCTCTCCAtccacttctgcctctgcctctgtattcTCAGGCACTGTAGCTGCCAGCTCTGCCAGCTCAGGGGCCACTgaatcctctttctcctctttgagCATATACAGGTCCTCCTTCTCTACGGGGTGACACGGGGCCGTGTCTGTGGGGATAAGGCTGTCAAGGAGCTCACTTTGAGGGCTACTCCTTCCCCTCTGCCACCCTTCCCAACCCCTGCCAGAAGCCACAGTGGCACCCCCAGACCTTTCTTGGTCTCAATGCTGGCTATGGAGGTGGTGTCCATGGTGCTGTGCTGGGTGCCCTCGGGCTCCGTCTGTGTGTATGCTGCCACACCCTCCATCATGGCACAGGACACCTCCTCACCCAGGCTGCTGCTGGGAGTGCCACTGCCAGCAGCTACATTGAGGTGGATGCCCTCAGCTGTGAGGGCATCATAGCCAGGACCGGCAATGATGATCACCTGGGAGCCAGGCACCATGCCTGACACTGGGCAGCTGGCCACTACCTCACCCAGGGCCTCCTGGGGCATGTTCTCAAAGAGGGTGCCGGGGCCAGTGCCCACTTGCATGGGAACTGGCACACACACCACCGTCTCCAGGGCCTCAGGCCCACTGCCTGCAGGGTTTTGGCACAGAGGGGTGCCCTGCTCAGCCAGGCTCTCCACGTGGTGGACGTCAAAGGGGATATGAACTCCTTCCTGAGTGATAAGCCCACTGCTGCCTGTGGGGCTGGAGGGGGTgacagctgcagcagcagctggGGCTTTGGCTGGCTGGGTCTCGGGAGGCTCCTCCGAGTCAGAGCTGGAACTGGAGCTGGATGAGTCAGAGCTGCCAGCCGCCAGGCCATTGCCCactgcagagagaagagaggagacagtTACTGGATGGGGAGGTGGCCCAGCTTAAACTGTTTGTCTTTAAatacgaggacctgagttccatcctcagTGCCCATGATAAGATAACATGCACAGGGAAGGGAAAGACTGCTCACCGGTTAAGAGATGACCAGGGTTCAGTTTTCAGCACTCACAGGGTGGCTCAATCTAGTCTGTAACTCCACCTgagggggatctgacacccttttctagCCTCTATGACTACTGCACACATGTgatgtacttacatacatgcagactAAGCACTCATACAATAAAAATCTTTACATTTCTGGGGGTCGACTGGTAAACTGGCACTTGCCATGCAAGTCTTGctacctgggtttggttcctgggACCCAGATGTGGTGATCTGAGTGGTAAGTGTCCCCACAGGctcaggcatttgaacacttggtccccagttggtgccACTGTTTGGAGAAGTTAAGTTGTACAGCCTGGCTGAAGGAAGTATATCAGCAGGGGCAGGACTTGAGGTTACACAGCTCATGTGTTTTCAATTTGCTGTCTGCCTGTTTGCATTTGGAGAGAGAAGCTCTTTGCTTCATGCCTGCTACTTGCTGCCATGCTTTCCCACCAGATGGACCCTAACCTCTGTCAGAATCAACTTTCTTCCCTAAGTCTCAGTAACAGAAAAGTAGCTAATCAGTGGGGCTGGGGTAGGGgaggcccacacctttaatcccagcacttgggaagcagaggaagacagatctctctgagtttgaggccggcctcgtttacagagtgagttccagagacagccagggctacgcagagaaatcctgtcttttttttttttttttttttttttttcggagctggggaccgaacccagggccttgcgctcgctaggcaagcgctctaccgctgagccaaatccccaaccccgagaaatcctgtcttagaaACTAAGTACTGTGACTTTTAGGGCCAAAGCCAGTGGTCCCTTCTAGGTTCCTGTACCACCAGATTTGTACTCAATCACCACAGTCTCTCTTTGCTAGGCCCTCACACGGCTCACTCCTGACCTCTCTGGTGTGTTttactgttttgagacagtgtctcactatgtatctcttGCTGCCCTGAAATTCCTATGTacactaggctgacctcaaacttaagagatccacctgcctctgcttcccaactgctgggatcaAAAGCTCTCACTGCCATGCCAAGCAGCAGCCCAGGTTCCTGTCACATACTGTCATTTCAATTAGTTCAATAGGACTCAGAAAAACAATGCGTGGAGTGAGCCTCTGTCCAGTAGCTCAAGGGCTCTGTCACAAGGCTCTTTCCACATCTGTCTGTCTAGGTACCAGCTGGAAATTCCCATGATACCACTTCTGGTGTCATGACTTGTTGGGATGGTTCATGGAACTCTAGAAAGTTCTCCCTTCAGTCTGCTTCTGCTCATAGTGTAGTTATGAGGGCATAACTTATCAATGGCCAGAAGAGAGCAACAATGGAGCTACAAGCTTAGCTCTTAATGACAGACTCCAGCTCCAGCACCTTTCCAAGACAGCCTCAGTCACAGCACCACCAGGTGCCACCCAACCGAGCTGCCTGCTCACTCATCAagagcctgggctgcagaggccagaggtggatGGACGCCTGtattccttaatctctctcccttattattgttatttctcaaatttatttatttgcaggTAGGGTATACTatagtatgtatgtttgtgtggaggtcaaaggaaaacTTGAAGGATTTGTCTCTTTCCTGCCATCATGCAGGTCCTGAGGACAAAACTCAGGTCACCTGACTTGGCGACAAGCACCTTTATGCACTGAGCTATTTCACTGTGCGTGTTGGGGACCCAGACTCATGTCTTCATGCTTGgagagcaagcactttactgactgagccatctccccggcctCAGCACAGCTCTCTGGACCAGATGTTCAAACTCTCCCTCATGGACGGGTGGGTGTTAGGCTTACGTCTTCCCTAGATACTGTGCTTGGTCTTTGGGGTGATTAGCCTCTATCCAGCAGCTATGTAGGTGTCTGACCCAGAATCAGCTAACTAGAGTAGATGCAGGGTATTTCAAAGAGCTCCTTGTTAAAGTGGCTCCTTATGAAGTACAAAATGCACTGCccctgggctgcagagatggcccagCTTAGCATTAAAGAGCACTtatgctcctccagaggtcccaagttccaTTCCAGGGAGCTCACAACAGCaactaactccagttctaggagacctGGTGTcctatgatgccctcttctgcctccccttctccctctctttcatacacacatgcatatgcacacacatatacacaaacacacatgcatgcatgcacaaacacatagagACAAATATACGCATACACAAATgcataaatacatgcatgcacaaatatatacatgcactcacatacatacaaatacacacagacacatacaccatgcacacacacattgcacacacacatgcatgcacatacacagaaacacaaatgcatgtacacacacacacacacacacaaactgataAAGATAAATCAAGAAACTTATTGTGCTagtttacaaaaaacaaaaactcctaCACTAATAAAATTCTAAGGATTTCAGAAGTTTGTTCAGAGGGGATTGGTTCTAGAACTCCAAGCTGACATCCAAAGTTGTAGAAGAtcattctgggctggagagatggctcagtggttgagagcactggttgctcttgcagaggaccggaatacagttcccaacacccacatggcagctcataattgcctataactccagtttcaggggatctgagaTATTCTTTTGGCCTTTAGAGGACACTCATGtggtatacatatgtatgcaagcagacacatacacatatatatgtgtatgtgtgtttgtatgtgtgtgtgtgtgtgtgtgtgtgtgtgtgtgtgtgtgtatgtattttttttttttgacaaggttTTTCTAGGTAGTCGCAGCTGTTCTGAAGTCATTCcatagactaggttggccttgaacttgcagtgatctacctgtatctgcctcccaagtgcagggatcaAAGCCTTGATCATCATGGCTAATCTATGTACTTTTTAATGTAGCACTTGCAGGACTGTCTTCCGCTCAGGTGGTGGAGTGCGTGCCTAGCACAAATGAGGCTCTGGGTCTCATCCCCAGTTCCCCATAAACTGGAGTCgtgctgtaactccagcactggggtAGTGAGACTGAAGGATCGCCGGTCTGGAAtgcatgagaacctgtctcaaaaataaggaggGAAGCTTGGCGCGGTGGTGCATGGGAGGcagcctctgtgagtttgaggtcagcctggtcttcagagtgagttccaagctagtcagggatacacagagaaaccttcctCAGAATggagatctgagtttggttccttcATGGTGGAATGTCAGTCACTAAACTCCATTAAGTTGCcctctgagggttggggatttagctcagtggtagagtgtttgtctagcaagcgcaaggccctgggttcaatccccagctccgaaaaaaagaaaaaaaaaagttgtcctctgatgtgtaCTGACATCCACAACAGTGCTTTGTCACCCACACTCCcccaacaaataaatgtaataaaaaattaaacaaataaattgtaaccccctttttttttcttttctttttttttggagctggggaccaaacccagggcctaagcgctctaccactgagctaaatccccaacccctaaattgtAACCCTTAATAGAACTTATATACACTCCCCCATTTGcctaaaatcatttattttattttattttattttttttttggttctttttttcggagctggggaccgaacccagggccttgcgcttcctaggtaagcgctctaccactgagctaaatccccagccccctaaaatCATTTATAATACCTGATACGAAGAAAACTACTCTTCCAGTGCTGTATTGtttcaaaagcaaataaacaaaagcaagcagAATGAAGTAAGCCTCTCAAGACACCACAAAGAAAAAGGAACCAATAAGAAGAGAGGCTCACTCGACATTGTGTGTGGACGAGGGCGCGTATGCTGCCCTTTCCCTACGGCCAGTCCTCGGATGGCTGACTGTGTGCAGACAGAAGCACTGCATATGGAACCTCTGGGCACAGAGTTAAGGCTCTATCTATTTTGCATGCGTGTGTTTAtgtatctgcatgtgtatgtacgcATGTACAGATGCATCAGGAGGTGAGAAAGCAATTCTGGGTACCTTCCTCAATGACTCTCTACCTaccttattcattttttttcttttcttttttttttttcagagctggggaccgaacctagggccttgcgcttgctaggcaagcgctctaccactgagctaaatccccaaccccttcatttattttatttttattttatttttgaatcagGGTTTCAGTATGAAGTCCTGCCTGGTCTAGAACTTCTATGTAGACCAAgaaggtcttgaactcacagagattcacctgcctctgcctcttcagtacCACGCTAAAGATATCTGACACCATGTCTACTTCCAACTTATTTCTGTAGAGAATCTCTGGTTATTAGCCTGGCTAATCAGTGAGCCCCAgagtctcctgtctccatcttcccactCCTAGGATTGCAGGCGTGGCTCTTTTGATACATGTGCTAGGAATTGAAATCATGTTCTcacgcttgcccagcaagcacctCACCAACTCAGCCATGTCCCCAGCTCCTgaactgtatttatttttatgacacCATAGACTGTACCAATGTTCTGGTGACTCTATGCATTCATGAGAAGCTGGGTCTCCCTATAGAGCCCCAAGTTCTTGGTACCATACCCTCTGCTGCCCCCATCTCAGAATCCACTCAGCAACCCTGGGATCCTCTTCACTAGACCTTCTTCCAACAGAGCCTGTGCTGTTCTGCTCACAGGTGGCCCTGTCTCACAGGGTGGCAGTTCTGTCCTTCCTGTGGCTCAAGCCAACGTCCTAGGGCTTTCCTTGACTTTCTCTCTCACACCCACTTCCAATCTGTCAGCAAAACCTGTTGGGACTGCATCCAAAGTCCATCCACCCACAGCCCAACTGTCTCTCCTCAGTCCCTCCAGATGCTGGTCACAGCCTCAGCATTCCTGCAACAGGGACGGCTTGGACTCCTAGCTCCTGAGAACCTGTTCATTGCTTCCTGTAAGAGACAGGCCGGCTGCTCCCAAACACAGCTTTTTCCTGCCCACCCTGCTGCTCTGCCATCACCCAGGACCTGCAGCAAGTAGACACCTTGCCTGGTACGGTTCCAGACAATAGAGGAGCAGATATAGTTTCCCCTGGCCAAGCTTCCACATCCCTGTCCTACCACCTAGCCAGGCAGGCCCAGGAGGAGGCTGGACAGGATGAAAAGAACCTGAGCCCCAAGGTTATTGGGTTTGTGAAAAACAAGAGCATCATGCAGTAGTAAGAACTGTGATGTAGCTGGGGATGGCTCAAAGGGTAAACGACAAGCTTAGTTCCATCCAGGAGAACCACATGGTGCAATGAGAGAAGTGACTCctgccagttgtcctctgacctctacattcatGCTGTGACATgctcacccacatgcacacactcacacatacaatgTCTTAAAAAGTAGAAAATTGCTGAAtgtggaggtgcacacctttgattTAGCACTCAAGATGCAGAGGTGGGCAAATCcctcagttcaaggctagcctggtctacagagctagttccaggacagctaggggtACACAGacaaactctgtttcaaaaacccaaaaccaaaatgcAAAAGTAAAACAGCCCTAATCTAATATGTGCCACTTTGGGGCCGGGTCTTCTTTCTGTAAGTCTCCTGAAGGCATTCAGTGCACCTCTGCAACCCGTGCTACACGTCCCAAATCATCTCCCTGCCCCCGTCTCCATTTCCTCTCAGGTCTCTCACTCCAGGGATATTAGACGAGCTCTGGCCTCGGGGCCTTTGCACCTGCGACCCAGCTGCCAAACCTTCTCTCTAGCATTGGTTAGGGCTGCAGTCAGCTCACTGAGTTTCCCAGGGAGGCACCCCGATCACCTGTCTCAAACAGCCCCTGCCCCAGACTATGTGATGCTGTACTGATTATTTTGTttactgcctgcttctgctctagATCAGAAATGCACtaaaggggccagagagatggctcagtagttaagagcacgtGCTGCTAttgcagaggttctgagttccgTCTCAATACCCATGTCAGGAAGCCACAACCTGGAACACTAGATCCAGGGGATGCGAGACCTCCAGCCTCCCTGGAcgcatgcgtgcacgcacacacacacacacacacacacacacacacacacacacacacacacacacacacacccctcccattCCCAGAAGGCCACCAGTACGCCAAAGGGCCCCTGACATGTCAATCAGGTATTTGCTACTAAAATAGTAAAATCCACAAAGAGACTGAGGGATGGGAGCCATGAGTGACAAACTCTGCCCATAACACGGCTGGGGCACGCGGTCTGGTCCCGAGTTCTCTGGCTGCAGAGCCTGGGCTGGTGCCTACTTGCAGTTGCATGCATGGTCTGCCTTCACAGCACCACTCTGAGCCCAGAATCATTCTGCTGCCAGCCTGACTGACACTGGAGTTGTTTACGATGAAAACAGACTTAAAGAGTAGATGGGGTTCTAcggttctgttttgttcttttgttttgcttcttagtAGGTTTTGGGGCATGGCAATAGTTTGGTTAAATGTTCACCGAGGGCTCCTGTTTTAAAAACACAGTCCCTGAAACGGCACCATTAGAAGATGATGGAGCCTGTAACAGGCAGGCTGATCCTGAGGACTCGGGTCACAAGTGCGCTCTGAAGAAAATGGTGGTGCCTCTGCCTGCTCTAGCTTCCTGTGGGGGAGGCTGTGGTGAGTGGCTCTTTCCTGCAGTCACTCCCACTGATGCTACCCCTGAGCATCAGCTTCCAACCTCGCCAGAGCCTCTAAAACCTAGACAAGCCTTTTCTTCCTATGTGACTGTCTTGGGCCCTCATTGTGGTGCAGAGCTGACTCACACAGGCATGGAGACACCACCTGGTTCAGGGCACAGAGTGGTTGGGAAGAGGAACAGGCCTTCCGGACACCTGTAACTTCTCAGTCCCCAGCAATTCCCTGAAGGATATGTAATCACACCAGGTCTGGGAGTGCCAGTCTGAAACCCCAGCTACTCaaaagactgaggcagaaagatcactaGTTCAAAGCCAGCACAGACAACTTGGTGCCCCATATCCAGCTTCCAAAAATCTCAagggtagaatgtttgcctagcagTGTAAGGCTCTGGGTTCTGTCCCAAACACCAACCAAGAAAATATCTGTGTGCTTCTGGACTTCACTCACAGCTCCAGTAGAAAGTTCTCAGCTGACTCTGGCATTGCCACCCTAGGCATGGGCCAGGGTAGGGAGAGCTGCTTGGGGAAGAGGCCAGGATAGGAGCAAAGACACTTCCTTACTCCCGCCTGGGCAGACATGGCTAATGGATCACAGAGCTCATTCCCAAAAGCCCAATTATGGAGGTCACTGTTGGACTGGGGTGACATCATCACAGCCTAGGAAGGTACAAGATAGACCAGTCCCAATCCTCCTGGGCTTCCTCAAGAGCTGTATGGCAGGACAGATGACAGAATTATGGGGAGGAGTCAGATGGCCCAGGACACACTGAGGAGAAGTGGCAGGCTGAGGAGGGCAGGGTGCTAACCAAAAAGCACAGGACACCTGCTCTCTGGAGACTGGCCAAGGCCCAGTGGGGTGGCTGTGGGTGTGGGCCCATCAGGAGTATTTCTCACCCCAGTGTCCCCTCAGCCAGCTGGGATGCCACCTGCTTGTTGATGCCTGCCAGCACAGACTTAGCCCTGATGACTAGCTCCACCCTCAGACCTGCCATAGCACTTGGCAACTGGCCCTTTAGGCCTTGTCAGTCATGCCAAGTCCTGAGGTAGCATGCAGCATCCTCACTGGCCCACCAGGCTGTACTTGGGCCTTCCTGAGAGTCCCTCTCAGCCTCAGTGGGCAGCCAGCCTAGTGTGACTTGTGtgggacagaaggagggagaggataaGAAGGATGACAGACTCAggagatggaggtgggggtggggggagagaaagggacaaCTGTGGGAAACAGAAGATCAAGGACAGGAAAGAAGCTTGAGTTCAGCCCAGGGCTTTAATCCTAGTTGCTTGGGatgctgatgcaggaggatttcaagttcaaATTTGAAGTTCACCTGAGCTAGAGAGTTCAAGTGCAGCTTGGGTGActtagtgagaccttatctcaaaagaaaaagtaacaagACTGaaaggggctggagtgatggctcagaggttaagatgcTCAGGGACCACTGACTGCTGTtgcagaggtcttgagttcagttcctagcacctacatggcagctcacaaccatctgtaactccagtcccgaGGAATACAACAGTTCTTCTGGCTCCAAAAGcactgtggtacacagacatatgcaaaCAACACCATAAAATAAAAGTGGGGGAAAATGTAAGGGCTGCAAAGGGGCTTGGGACTGAGGTGTGGCTAAATGATAGAGCGCTGCCTAGAACATGCTAAGTGAGGGCTAGCTCAGCATGCATATCTGAATCCCAGTACTTGGTAGGTGGGATTACAGGAAGGGCTGTCCAAAAtgcaagactagcctgggctacatgaaaagaACCTGGCTTAAGAAAACCAAACAGgccagtgtggtggtgcacaccttacctccagtctcaggaggcagagacagacggaTTAGCCTAAGTCTGAAGGCAGCATGGCCTAACGaacagcaagctccaggccagccagagctacataacgGAGCCCTGTCCCCCAAACAAAcggaaacaaacaaacccacccacaaagcATAAAGTCTCTAaaggaagccagtaagtaacCCAGCTGAGGAGAATGAagggatggagaagaggaagggtgggagagaaagcaagcaagagaGAGCTGAAAAGCTAGAGGAAATATAGAAAGGTTGTTATTCCCTGTGAGGACAAAATTCTGCTCAACTTGGCAGGGACTCAAAGGCTGCAAGTCCTGCATGGGCTCGCCCAGGCCACTCTCCTAAAGCCCCTACTGGCACAGTCCCAGCTGACCCCAAGGGAACTGTGCAGACAGACCATGTCTGCTACCCCCGCCTGACCCGGTACACCCACCTTTGTCACTGTCAGGCTCTGAGTCACTGAGGGGCTTGAGTGGGGAGTGTAGGTCCTGGAAGTAGCGATGTCCAGCTTCGCACTGCCACACGGCCGTGGTGTAAAGGCCGAAGGTAGGGTCAAGCTCTGCCAGGTGAGGCTCATAGGGGCAGCGGTGCTTGTGGTCCTCATACCAGATCACCACGTTCTTCAGACAGTTCACGTTGCGCCGCCGCCCTGTGGACGGACACAGGGCCCCAGGTAGATGTGAGGACAGGCGTTCCACTCCCCTGGGGCCAACAATTCCTACTCTGAGACAGCCTCTTGAATCCCACCGCCACTatgcagaagaggaaactgaggtttgGGGAGGTGATACAACCTGGAGATATCTAGGAcctggagagagacagacactgtCCTTGGCTGAGTGAAGTCATACAGCTAACGGTGCCTGACACAGGCGAGGGCACAATAGTTGATggctgtttcttctctttctttcttttttctaatagGGCCTTATTATGTAATTCGagatagctttgaactcacagaagtctgCTGCTTGTCTCGCcggtgctggattaaaggtgtgccactgCTCAGCCTTTAGCTGTTTCTTTCAGGATtgaaggcatggaccaccacactcagctgttTCTAAATAAAAATCTTCATCCTGCCCCcactgggcagtggtgacactcatgtttaattccagcactagatgcagagacaggcagatctctgagtttgagaccagtctgatctatagcgctagttccaggacagcctagactaagaaaccctgccttgaaaaaca from Rattus norvegicus strain BN/NHsdMcwi chromosome 8, GRCr8, whole genome shotgun sequence includes:
- the Zfp653 gene encoding zinc finger protein 653 isoform 1 (isoform 1 is encoded by transcript variant 1) yields the protein MAERAPEPGAEAEAGAGGEAAAEEGAAGRKARGRPRLTESDRARRRLESRKKYDVRRVYLGEAHGPWVDLRRRSGWSDAKLAAYLISLERGQRSGRHGKPWEQVPKKPKRKKRRRRNVNCLKNVVIWYEDHKHRCPYEPHLAELDPTFGLYTTAVWQCEAGHRYFQDLHSPLKPLSDSEPDSDKVGNGLAAGSSDSSSSSSSSDSEEPPETQPAKAPAAAAAVTPSSPTGSSGLITQEGVHIPFDVHHVESLAEQGTPLCQNPAGSGPEALETVVCVPVPMQVGTGPGTLFENMPQEALGEVVASCPVSGMVPGSQVIIIAGPGYDALTAEGIHLNVAAGSGTPSSSLGEEVSCAMMEGVAAYTQTEPEGTQHSTMDTTSIASIETKKDTAPCHPVEKEDLYMLKEEKEDSVAPELAELAATVPENTEAEAEVDGEELDSSEMSAIIYEIPKEPEKRRRSKRSRVMDADGLLEMFHCPYEGCSQVYVALSSFQNHVNLVHRKGKTKVCPHPGCGKKFYLSNHLRRHMIIHSGVREFTCETCGKSFKRKNHLEVHRRTHTGETPLQCEICGYQCRQRASLNWHMKKHTAEVQYNFTCDRCGKRFEKLDSVKFHTLKSHPDHKPA
- the Zfp653 gene encoding zinc finger protein 653 isoform X4, with translation MQVGTGPGTLFENMPQEALGEVVASCPVSGMVPGSQVIIIAGPGYDALTAEGIHLNVAAGSGTPSSSLGEEVSCAMMEGVAAYTQTEPEGTQHSTMDTTSIASIETKKDTAPCHPVEKEDLYMLKEEKEDSVAPELAELAATVPENTEAEAEVDGEELDSSEMSAIIYEIPKEPEKRRRSKRSRVMDADGLLEMFHCPYEGCSQVYVALSSFQNHVNLVHRKGKTKVCPHPGCGKKFYLSNHLRRHMIIHSGVREFTCETCGKSFKRKNHLEVHRRTHTGETPLQCEICGYQCRQRASLNWHMKKHTAEVQYNFTCDRCGKRFEKLDSVKFHTLKSHPDHKPA
- the Zfp653 gene encoding zinc finger protein 653 isoform X3, encoding MAERAPEPGAEAEAGAGGEAAAEEGAAGRKARGRPRLTESDRARRRLESRKKYDVRRVYLGEAHGPWVDLRRRSGWSDAKLAAYLISLERGQRSGRHGKPWEQVPKKPKRKKRRRRNVNCLKNVVIWYEDHKHRCPYEPHLAELDPTFGLYTTAVWQCEAGHRYFQDLHSPLKPLSDSEPDSDKVGNGLAAGSSDSSSSSSSSDSEEPPETQPAKAPAAAAAVTPSSPTGSSGLITQEGVHIPFDVHHVESLAEQGTPLCQNPAGSGPEALETVVCVPVPMQVGTGPGTLFENMPQEALGEVVASCPVSGMVPGSQVIIIAGPGYDALTAEGIHLNVAAGSGTPSSSLGEEVSCAMMEGVAAYTQTEPEGTQHSTMDTTSIASIETKKALSPQTRPRVTP
- the Zfp653 gene encoding zinc finger protein 653 isoform 2 (isoform 2 is encoded by transcript variant 2) encodes the protein MAERAPEPGAEAEAGAGGEAAAEEGAAGRKARGRPRLTESDRARRRLESRKKYDVRRVYLGEAHGPWVDLRRRSGWSDAKLAAYLISLERGQRSGRHGKPWEQVPKKPKRKKRRRRNVNCLKNVVIWYEDHKHRCPYEPHLAELDPTFGLYTTAVWQCEAGHRYFQDLHSPLKPLSDSEPDSDKVGNGLAAGSSDSSSSSSSSDSEEPPETQPAKAPAAAAAVTPSSPTGSSGLITQEGVHIPFDVHHVESLAEQGTPLCQNPAGSGPEALETVVCVPVPMQVGTGPGTLFENMPQEALGEVVASCPVSGMVPGSQVIIIAGPGYDALTAEGIHLNVAAGSGTPSSSLGEEVSCAMMEGVAAYTQTEPEGTQHSTMDTTSIASIETKKEKEDLYMLKEEKEDSVAPELAELAATVPENTEAEAEVDGEELDSSEMSAIIYEIPKEPEKRRRSKRSRVMDADGLLEMFHCPYEGCSQVYVALSSFQNHVNLVHRKGKTKVCPHPGCGKKFYLSNHLRRHMIIHSGVREFTCETCGKSFKRKNHLEVHRRTHTGETPLQCEICGYQCRQRASLNWHMKKHTAEVQYNFTCDRCGKRFEKLDSVKFHTLKSHPDHKPA
- the Zfp653 gene encoding zinc finger protein 653 isoform X1, producing the protein MAERAPEPGAEAEAGAGGEAAAEEGAAGRKARGRPRLTESDRARRRLESRKKYDVRRVYLGEAHGPWVDLRRRSGWSDAKLAAYLISLERGQRSGRHGKPWEQVPKKPKRKKRRRRNVNCLKNVVIWYEDHKHRCPYEPHLAELDPTFGLYTTAVWQCEAGHRYFQDLHSPLKPLSDSEPDSDKVGNGLAAGSSDSSSSSSSSDSEEPPETQPAKAPAAAAAVTPSSPTGSSGLITQEGVHIPFDVHHVESLAEQGTPLCQNPAGSGPEALETVVCVPVPMQVGTGPGTLFENMPQEALGEVVASCPVSGMVPGSQVIIIAGPGYDALTAEGIHLNVAAGSGTPSSSLGEEVSCAMMEGVAAYTQTEPEGTQHSTMDTTSIASIETKKDTAPCHPVEKEDLYMLKEEKEDSVAPELAELAATVPENTEAEAEVDGEELDSSEMSAIIYEIPKEPEKRRRSKRSRVMDADGLLEMFHCPYEGCSQVYVALSSFQASESSPVRPAASLSRERIIWRCTGARTLGRRPCSARFAGTSVDSVLRSIGT
- the Zfp653 gene encoding zinc finger protein 653 isoform X2, which gives rise to MAERAPEPGAEAEAGAGGEAAAEEGAAGRKARGRPRLTESDRARRRLESRKKYDVRRVYLGEAHGPWVDLRRRSGWSDAKLAAYLISLERGQRSGRHGKPWEQVPKKPKRKKRRRRNVNCLKNVVIWYEDHKHRCPYEPHLAELDPTFGLYTTAVWQCEAGHRYFQDLHSPLKPLSDSEPDSDKVGNGLAAGSSDSSSSSSSSDSEEPPETQPAKAPAAAAAVTPSSPTGSSGLITQEGVHIPFDVHHVESLAEQGTPLCQNPAGSGPEALETVVCVPVPMQVGTGPGTLFENMPQEALGEVVASCPVSGMVPGSQVIIIAGPGYDALTAEGIHLNVAAGSGTPSSSLGEEVSCAMMEGVAAYTQTEPEGTQHSTMDTTSIASIETKKDTAPCHPVEKEDLYMLKEEKEDSVAPELAELAATVPENTEAEAEVDGEELDSSEMSAIIYEIPKEPEKRRRSKRSRVMDADGLLEMFHCPYEGCSQVYVALSSFQVVPWHPLLPLSP